The Cohaesibacter gelatinilyticus genome includes a window with the following:
- a CDS encoding DMT family transporter codes for MTAKTLPVLDSKSALLLLVLSALWGGSFFFGDIALQEVPPLTVTLHRVIWAAPIVALVMKLKGIAFPRSLLFWGASVVMGALNNAIPFALILWGQTQIESGLASILNSTTSMFAVVVAGLFLADEPFTFRKFVGVMLGTAGVVFIMGPDMLGDFSLGNLAQLAILGGSLGYALAGVWAKRTMSGHPPLACAFGMLICTTFLLIPIVLMVDGAPRLVLSIPVWGALLGISALSTALAYVLYFIILTRAGAGNVLLVALLTPLFAIALGVCFLGETMAPEIWIGFAIIALGFAVMDGRLGTLLMRKLSIIAHS; via the coding sequence ATGACGGCAAAAACGCTGCCGGTGCTGGATTCAAAATCAGCGCTTTTGTTGCTTGTGCTATCTGCCCTTTGGGGTGGATCTTTCTTTTTCGGTGATATTGCACTTCAGGAAGTACCACCGTTGACCGTGACCCTGCATCGTGTCATCTGGGCTGCGCCCATCGTTGCTCTGGTCATGAAACTGAAAGGGATTGCCTTTCCGCGATCCCTGCTGTTTTGGGGCGCAAGCGTCGTGATGGGAGCGTTGAACAATGCCATTCCCTTTGCGCTGATCCTTTGGGGGCAGACACAAATCGAAAGTGGCCTTGCTTCCATTCTGAACAGTACTACCTCCATGTTTGCCGTGGTTGTGGCTGGGCTTTTCCTGGCGGATGAGCCTTTTACTTTTCGAAAATTTGTCGGCGTGATGCTTGGTACGGCAGGTGTGGTTTTCATCATGGGACCAGATATGCTGGGTGATTTCAGTCTTGGCAATCTGGCGCAACTTGCCATTCTTGGAGGCTCGCTGGGATATGCATTGGCCGGGGTCTGGGCGAAACGAACCATGTCTGGCCATCCGCCGCTGGCTTGTGCTTTTGGTATGCTGATCTGCACGACGTTTCTACTGATCCCGATTGTCCTGATGGTTGATGGTGCACCGCGTCTGGTATTATCCATCCCGGTTTGGGGAGCCTTGCTGGGGATTTCTGCTCTCTCTACCGCGCTGGCCTATGTGCTCTATTTCATCATTCTTACACGGGCCGGAGCTGGCAATGTGCTGCTGGTGGCCTTGCTCACACCGCTCTTTGCCATTGCTCTTGGGGTTTGCTTTCTCGGCGAAACCATGGCACCGGAGATTTGGATCGGCTTTGCCATCATCGCGCTTGGTTTTGCAGTGATGGATGGTCGCCTCGGAACGTTACTTATGCGAAAGCTTTCGATCATTGCACATTCTTGA
- the trpB gene encoding tryptophan synthase subunit beta, producing the protein MGYLKTMPSKDGFFGEFGGAFIPPQLEPHFKEIAEAYERLAVDSSYIAELRYIRKHFQGRPTPVQHAKNLSNAMGGAQIYLKREDLNHTGAHKLNHCMGEALLAKFMGKKKLIAETGAGQHGVALATAASYFGMECEIHMGEVDIAKEHPNVVRMKLLGAKVVPVSFGAKTLKEAVDSAFMSYLEQTEDAIYAIGSVVGPHPFPKMVRDFQSVMGFEAKDQFLEMTGNNPDHVVACVGGGSNAMGLFSGFIDDDQVQLHGVEPHGTGTELGKHAATITYGEPGQIHGFKCIMLKDENGEPAPVHSIASGLDYPGVGPEHSYLHTIGKVQYGSASDEETLKAFYALSRHEGIIPALESSHAIAYAMKMAISHPGESILVNLSGRGDKDIDYVTEKFGFGDDFKL; encoded by the coding sequence ATGGGCTATTTAAAAACAATGCCTTCCAAGGACGGCTTTTTCGGTGAGTTTGGTGGGGCCTTCATTCCGCCGCAACTGGAGCCGCATTTCAAGGAAATTGCCGAAGCCTATGAGCGTCTGGCCGTAGATAGCTCCTATATTGCCGAACTGCGCTACATCCGGAAGCATTTCCAGGGTCGCCCTACACCGGTTCAGCATGCAAAGAACCTTTCTAACGCTATGGGTGGCGCACAGATTTATCTGAAGCGTGAAGATCTCAATCATACCGGTGCGCATAAGCTGAACCATTGTATGGGCGAAGCCCTGCTTGCCAAATTCATGGGCAAGAAGAAGCTGATTGCTGAGACCGGTGCTGGTCAGCATGGTGTGGCTTTGGCGACCGCTGCTTCCTATTTCGGTATGGAATGTGAAATCCATATGGGTGAAGTGGATATCGCCAAGGAGCATCCGAATGTGGTGCGCATGAAACTGTTGGGCGCAAAGGTTGTGCCGGTTTCCTTTGGTGCCAAGACCCTGAAGGAAGCTGTCGATTCCGCCTTCATGTCTTATCTGGAGCAGACCGAAGATGCCATCTATGCCATCGGCTCTGTGGTTGGCCCGCATCCTTTCCCGAAAATGGTTCGTGATTTCCAGTCCGTGATGGGCTTTGAAGCCAAGGATCAGTTCCTTGAAATGACTGGCAACAATCCTGACCATGTCGTGGCATGTGTCGGTGGCGGCTCCAATGCCATGGGCCTGTTCTCCGGCTTCATTGATGATGATCAGGTTCAGCTACATGGTGTCGAGCCGCATGGTACTGGCACAGAGCTGGGCAAGCATGCTGCAACCATCACCTATGGTGAGCCGGGCCAAATTCATGGTTTCAAATGCATCATGCTGAAGGATGAAAATGGTGAACCTGCACCGGTTCACTCCATTGCATCTGGCCTTGATTATCCCGGCGTTGGTCCAGAGCATTCCTATCTGCACACCATCGGCAAGGTTCAGTATGGTTCTGCCAGTGATGAAGAGACCTTGAAAGCATTCTATGCACTGTCTCGTCATGAAGGCATCATTCCAGCTCTGGAAAGCTCCCATGCTATTGCTTATGCCATGAAAATGGCAATCTCCCATCCAGGTGAAAGCATTCTGGTCAATCTGTCCGGTCGTGGTGACAAGGACATTGATTATGTGACCGAGAAATTCGGCTTTGGTGATGACTTCAAACTTTAA